From Echinicola soli, a single genomic window includes:
- a CDS encoding helix-turn-helix domain-containing protein, with protein sequence MRISNSNTSKKSPDYYFYKERDYHNLSGSSLHAFQFHTKEALHLRVDYEKPLYKLVLCLSGYSETHQKKHLYSFKSGRALFYKANREAYFSNLRKGERFNLVHLHFSENLVEELNQIYSGLFKEQAIDLPLSAQNLELLNGISRYEQGNSPLSSLHMEKMMLEQLHSFCDLFGRSKYWTGYDGQERDKIHQVKYILDNSNTYLTTASLAKEVGINTFKLKKFFKNETGKTLFEYQSDHHLRKAHALLLETNEPIADISLRCGYQSPGSFSNAFKRKFGLRPLEVRKYRLDKS encoded by the coding sequence ATGAGAATAAGCAACAGTAATACCAGTAAAAAATCACCTGACTATTATTTCTATAAAGAACGGGACTACCACAATTTGTCAGGTTCATCGCTACATGCATTTCAGTTTCATACCAAAGAAGCACTTCATCTTCGGGTTGATTATGAAAAGCCACTTTACAAGCTTGTCCTATGCCTCAGTGGGTATTCAGAGACACATCAGAAGAAGCATCTATACTCCTTTAAAAGTGGCAGGGCGTTATTCTATAAGGCCAATCGGGAAGCATACTTTTCAAACCTTAGGAAAGGTGAAAGGTTCAACCTGGTCCACTTGCATTTTTCAGAAAACCTGGTAGAAGAGCTGAACCAAATCTACAGTGGACTTTTTAAAGAGCAGGCCATTGATCTCCCACTCTCTGCGCAAAATCTTGAATTGCTGAACGGAATAAGCCGGTATGAGCAGGGCAATAGTCCATTGTCCAGTTTACATATGGAGAAAATGATGCTCGAACAACTCCATTCCTTTTGTGACCTGTTCGGCCGGTCAAAATATTGGACAGGTTATGATGGTCAGGAAAGGGACAAAATCCACCAAGTGAAATACATCCTGGACAATTCCAATACTTATCTGACGACCGCATCCCTGGCAAAAGAAGTGGGGATCAACACCTTTAAGCTAAAGAAATTCTTTAAAAATGAAACGGGAAAGACCCTGTTTGAATATCAATCAGACCATCATTTGCGGAAAGCCCATGCTCTTCTTCTGGAAACCAATGAGCCCATAGCGGATATTTCCCTTCGTTGCGGATATCAGAGCCCGGGTAGTTTTTCAAATGCCTTTAAAAGAAAATTCGGACTCCGTCCCTTGGAAGTCAGAAAGTACCGATTGGATAAATCCTAA